One region of Alosa sapidissima isolate fAloSap1 chromosome 1, fAloSap1.pri, whole genome shotgun sequence genomic DNA includes:
- the cldn23l gene encoding claudin-23, protein MQTPVSMVMGIVFAPLGLVLVFTAAITPQWREGQVQVAVGPGGIGGVGGVGVGEGLLLLRSDGLWESCLQVAHSELKQCWPASGPYQRDRRVRAAQGLVLASLFSCGAGIVLASLFSCGAGIVLASVGVRRRDRAGQRWRALLRGVAAGGGGLLVVLAGLLSLVALGLYTHNLAALGSEDPAVSGGGVGGPRSALQQHQRASSAHRLPRLSLRPAGSLYFGWVGGWVQVLGGAALMLSFKRPHCPSCHKRPPVDNTETYEVAC, encoded by the coding sequence ATGCAGACCCCTGTCTCCATGGTGATGGGGATCGTCTTCGCCCCGCTGGGTCTGGTCCTGGTCTTCACGGCGGCCATCACTCCCCAGTGGCGCGAGGGGCAGGTGCAGGTGGCGGTGGGGCCGGGCGGCATCGGTGGCGTCGGGGGCGTCGGCGTGGGCGAGGGTCTTCTCCTCCTGCGGTCAGACGGGCTGTGGGAGAGCTGCCTGCAGGTGGCGCACTCAGAGCTAAAGCAGTGCTGGCCCGCGTCCGGCCCGTACCAGCGTGACCGGCGTGTGCGCGCTGCCCAGGGTCTGGTGCTGGCCTCGCTCTTCTCGTGCGGTGCCGGGATCGTGCTGGCCTCACTCTTCTCGTGCGGCGCCGGGATCGTGCTGGCCAGCGTTGGCGTGCGGCGCCGGGATCGCGCTGGCCAGCGTTGGCGTGCGCTGCTGCGTGGCGTCGCGGCCGGCGGCGGCGGCCTCCTGGTGGTCCTCGCCGGGCTCCTGAGCCTCGTGGCGCTCGGCCTCTACACGCACAACCTGGCAGCGCTGGGCAGCGAGGACCCTGCGGTCAGCGGCGGCGGCGTTGGAGGTCCGCGCTCGGCCCTTCAGCAGCACCAGAGAGCCTCGTCCGCCCACCGACTGCCCCGCCTGTCGCTGCGTCCGGCCGGGTCGCTCTACTTCGGCTGGGTGGGCGGCTGGGTGCAGGTGCTGGGCGGCGCGGCGCTCATGCTGAGCTTCAAGAGACCACACTGCCCATCCTGCCACAAGCGCCCCCCAGTGGACAACACGGAGACCTATGAGGTCGCCTGCTGA